In the genome of Bacillus sp. S3, one region contains:
- a CDS encoding ABC transporter permease, whose protein sequence is MNKLIQNEMMKLIAKKRLVVIAIIIGVLVMLFTYAQYKQVETQREKLGTSDWRTILQQQIVDTTNRLSSSRISDEWKKQLQISLQQQQYYLDHDINPAEPGAPTFIRIFLENSVDLFIPLMVMVIASDLVSSEHSLGSIKLLLTRPVKRWKVLLSKYITLCFAISLIIAIAGILSYLISGAVFGYKGWDAPILTGFNVTETGLNTSEVKLLSLWKFLLMDFGLVWFVAIVVGTLSFMLSVLIRSTAAGMGVMLAALISGAILNNMVSSWESAKYFFMVNLRLTDYMKGTAPPIEGMNLTFSMLVLLAWWAAALFVSFLVFTKKDVY, encoded by the coding sequence TTGAATAAGCTGATACAAAATGAAATGATGAAACTGATTGCCAAAAAGCGGTTAGTAGTGATTGCAATAATTATAGGCGTCCTCGTGATGTTATTTACATATGCACAATATAAACAAGTCGAAACACAGCGTGAAAAATTAGGGACGAGCGATTGGCGGACGATATTGCAGCAGCAAATTGTTGATACGACAAATCGCTTAAGCAGCAGCAGAATTTCTGATGAATGGAAGAAACAGTTGCAAATTTCCTTACAACAGCAGCAATATTACCTGGATCATGATATAAATCCTGCAGAGCCTGGTGCACCAACTTTTATAAGAATATTCCTAGAAAATTCGGTTGATCTCTTTATCCCATTAATGGTAATGGTGATTGCCAGTGATTTAGTTTCCTCCGAGCATAGTTTGGGCTCAATTAAGCTTTTATTGACAAGGCCAGTGAAAAGGTGGAAGGTACTGCTTAGTAAGTATATTACCCTTTGTTTCGCCATTTCCTTAATTATTGCGATTGCAGGAATCCTGTCCTATTTGATTTCGGGGGCAGTCTTCGGTTATAAAGGCTGGGATGCTCCGATCTTAACAGGCTTTAATGTTACAGAAACCGGGTTAAACACTTCAGAGGTCAAACTGCTGAGTCTGTGGAAGTTTTTGTTGATGGATTTTGGCTTGGTTTGGTTTGTCGCAATCGTAGTCGGCACGCTTTCGTTTATGCTTTCGGTTTTAATCCGCAGCACAGCAGCCGGAATGGGCGTAATGCTGGCAGCTTTAATCTCGGGTGCGATTTTAAATAATATGGTATCCTCTTGGGAATCAGCCAAATATTTTTTTATGGTGAATTTACGATTAACGGATTATATGAAAGGTACAGCACCGCCAATTGAGGGAATGAACCTCACCTTCTCGATGCTTGTTTTACTGGCTTGGTGGGCAGCAGCACTATTCGTCTCCTTTCTTGTTTTTACGAAAAAGGATGTTTATTAA